One window of the Thermasporomyces composti genome contains the following:
- the rplM gene encoding 50S ribosomal protein L13: MRTYSPKPGDVPREWYVIDATDVILGRLASQAATLLRGKHKPTFAPHVDTGDFVIIVNASKVALSGTKRDDKLAYRHSGYPGGLRAVPYGELLDKDPRKVVERAVRGMLPKNRLGRKLLKKLKVYAGPDHPHQAQQPKPYAITQISQ; the protein is encoded by the coding sequence GTGCGCACCTACAGCCCCAAGCCCGGCGACGTCCCGCGTGAGTGGTACGTCATCGACGCGACCGACGTGATCCTTGGTCGGCTCGCGAGTCAAGCGGCGACGCTGTTGCGTGGCAAGCACAAGCCGACGTTCGCTCCGCACGTCGACACCGGTGACTTCGTGATCATCGTCAACGCCTCGAAGGTCGCGTTGTCGGGCACCAAGCGGGACGACAAGCTCGCCTACCGGCACTCGGGTTACCCGGGCGGACTGCGCGCCGTCCCGTATGGCGAGTTGCTGGACAAGGACCCGCGAAAGGTGGTCGAGCGCGCGGTGCGGGGCATGCTCCCCAAGAACCGGCTGGGCCGTAAGCTGTTGAAGAAGCTCAAGGTCTACGCCGGTCCGGACCACCCGCACCAGGCTCAGCAGCCTAAGCCGTACGCCATCACCCAGATCTCGCAGTGA
- the rpsI gene encoding 30S ribosomal protein S9 has protein sequence MPYAGEPGDGDATVAYRSESEPAPSSSLPRPAAVAPAAATGRRKVAVARVRLLPGTGQWRINGRSLEDYFPNRVHQQHVREPLALLELEGQYDVIARIHGGGISGQAGALRLGIARALSEVDPEANRPPLKRAGMLTRDPRAKERRKAGLKKARKAPQYSKR, from the coding sequence GTGCCGTACGCCGGTGAGCCCGGTGACGGCGACGCCACCGTCGCCTACCGGTCGGAGAGTGAGCCGGCCCCCTCGTCGTCCCTGCCGCGGCCCGCGGCGGTCGCCCCAGCGGCCGCCACCGGTCGTCGCAAGGTGGCCGTGGCCCGGGTTCGGCTCCTCCCGGGTACGGGTCAGTGGCGCATCAACGGACGCAGCCTGGAGGACTACTTCCCCAACAGGGTTCACCAGCAGCACGTCCGGGAGCCGCTCGCGCTGCTCGAGCTGGAAGGCCAGTACGACGTGATCGCCCGCATCCACGGCGGCGGTATCAGCGGTCAGGCGGGAGCGCTGCGGCTCGGCATCGCCCGCGCGCTGAGTGAGGTCGACCCTGAGGCCAACCGTCCGCCGCTGAAGCGGGCTGGCATGCTGACGCGCGACCCGCGCGCCAAGGAGCGTCGTAAGGCCGGGCTCAAGAAGGCCCGCAAGGCGCCGCAGTACTCCAAGCGGTAG
- the glmM gene encoding phosphoglucosamine mutase: MGRLFGTDGVRGLANRELTAELALDLSVAAARVLAEVGAFEGRRPTAVVARDTRASGEFLEAAVVAGLASAGVDVIRLGILPTPAVAYLTARMGADVGVMLSASHNPMPDNGIKFFARGGYKLDDAIEDLIEARLGESWDRPTGADVGRVRDDASGFELYVEQLAGTARHRLDGLRVVVDCANGAAYRVAPECLRRLGATVIPINADPDGLNINDNCGSTHLEALTAAVVEHGADVGIAHDGDADRCMAVDAEGNVVDGDQILAILALAMREAGRLRHDTVVVTTMSNLGFVLAMQREGIAVQQTKVGDRYVLEAMKAGGFSLGGEQSGHLILLDHATTGDGVLAAVQLLSRVAETGQPLSELAKVMTRLPQVLVNVRGVDKSRAETDPTVLAAVQSASAELGETGRVLLRPSGTEPVVRVMVEAPTFEQAQRIADDLARTVQKALAL, from the coding sequence GTGGGCCGGCTCTTCGGCACCGACGGAGTCCGTGGTCTCGCCAATCGCGAGTTGACCGCGGAGCTCGCGCTCGACCTGTCTGTCGCCGCGGCGCGTGTCCTCGCCGAGGTAGGGGCCTTCGAGGGGCGCCGTCCCACCGCGGTGGTCGCGCGGGACACCCGGGCTTCCGGGGAGTTCCTCGAAGCCGCTGTGGTCGCCGGTTTGGCGAGCGCGGGCGTGGACGTCATCCGGCTCGGTATCCTGCCGACGCCCGCCGTCGCGTACCTCACCGCGCGCATGGGCGCGGACGTCGGTGTCATGCTCTCGGCGTCGCACAACCCGATGCCCGACAACGGCATCAAGTTCTTCGCGCGCGGCGGCTACAAGCTCGACGACGCGATCGAGGACCTCATCGAGGCGCGGCTGGGGGAGTCGTGGGACCGGCCCACCGGCGCCGACGTGGGACGGGTCCGTGACGACGCCAGCGGCTTCGAGCTGTACGTCGAGCAGCTCGCCGGAACCGCGCGTCATCGCCTCGACGGACTCCGGGTGGTCGTCGACTGCGCCAATGGCGCGGCCTACCGTGTGGCGCCGGAGTGTCTGCGGCGGCTCGGCGCCACCGTCATCCCGATCAACGCCGACCCGGACGGCCTCAACATCAACGACAACTGTGGCTCGACTCATCTGGAGGCGCTGACGGCGGCGGTGGTCGAGCATGGGGCTGACGTCGGCATCGCCCACGACGGGGACGCTGACCGGTGCATGGCGGTCGACGCGGAGGGCAACGTCGTCGACGGCGACCAGATCCTCGCGATCCTGGCGCTCGCCATGCGTGAGGCCGGTCGCCTGCGGCACGACACCGTGGTCGTCACCACCATGAGCAACCTGGGCTTCGTCCTGGCGATGCAGCGGGAGGGCATCGCGGTTCAGCAGACGAAGGTGGGCGACCGGTACGTGCTGGAGGCGATGAAGGCCGGTGGCTTCAGCCTGGGTGGCGAGCAGTCCGGGCACCTCATCCTGCTCGACCACGCGACGACCGGCGACGGCGTGCTGGCTGCCGTCCAGTTGCTCTCCCGGGTCGCCGAGACCGGCCAGCCGCTCAGTGAGCTGGCGAAGGTCATGACGCGGTTGCCGCAGGTGCTCGTCAACGTCCGGGGTGTCGACAAGTCCCGTGCCGAGACGGACCCGACGGTCCTCGCCGCCGTCCAATCGGCCTCGGCTGAGCTTGGCGAGACCGGGCGGGTCCTGCTGCGGCCGTCCGGCACCGAGCCGGTCGTCCGCGTCATGGTGGAGGCCCCGACCTTCGAGCAGGCGCAGCGGATCGCCGACGACCTCGCGCGCACCGTGCAGAAGGCGCTCGCCCTGTAG
- the coaA gene encoding type I pantothenate kinase: MRRTRESREANGATTPYVELDRAAWARLAGKTPLTLSAEDLERIRSLTDAIDLTEVREVYLPLSRLLNLYVRATGALRRATHTFLSGENDDEEPAVRTPFVIGIAGSVAVGKSTVARLLRELLSRWPHHPKVELVTTDGFLLPNAELERRGIMHRKGFPESYDQRALLRFIVAVKSGAPVVRAPVYSHLKYDIVPGCVQEVRNPDILLLEGLNVLQPARIRADGRRGLAVSDFFDFSIYLDASPADIRQWYITRFLALRETAFRDTESYFHRYADLSHDEAVARAAFLWDTINGPNLEQNIAPTRGRATLVLHKGPEHAVTRVRLRKI, translated from the coding sequence ATGCGACGCACCCGGGAGAGCCGCGAAGCGAACGGCGCGACCACACCGTACGTCGAACTCGACCGGGCCGCGTGGGCCCGCCTCGCGGGCAAGACTCCCCTCACCCTGAGCGCTGAGGACCTCGAGCGCATTCGAAGCCTGACGGATGCGATCGACTTGACGGAGGTCCGCGAGGTCTACTTGCCGCTGAGCCGACTGCTCAACCTCTACGTGCGCGCGACGGGCGCGCTCCGTCGAGCGACCCACACGTTCCTCTCCGGCGAGAACGACGACGAGGAGCCGGCCGTGCGCACCCCCTTCGTCATCGGGATCGCGGGCTCCGTCGCGGTCGGCAAGAGCACGGTGGCTCGCCTGCTGCGTGAGCTGCTGTCACGCTGGCCGCACCATCCGAAGGTCGAGCTCGTCACCACCGACGGGTTCCTCTTGCCCAACGCCGAGCTCGAGCGTCGCGGGATCATGCACCGCAAGGGCTTTCCCGAGTCGTACGACCAGCGGGCCCTGCTCCGCTTCATCGTCGCGGTGAAGTCGGGTGCGCCCGTGGTGCGTGCCCCGGTCTACTCGCACCTCAAGTACGACATCGTGCCGGGATGCGTGCAGGAGGTGCGTAACCCGGACATCCTGCTCCTCGAAGGGCTCAACGTCCTCCAGCCGGCTCGCATCCGCGCCGACGGGCGGCGAGGGCTCGCCGTGAGCGACTTCTTCGACTTCTCGATCTACCTCGACGCCTCGCCGGCTGACATCCGGCAGTGGTACATCACGCGGTTCCTCGCCCTGCGGGAGACGGCGTTCCGGGACACCGAGTCGTACTTCCACCGCTACGCCGACCTGAGCCACGACGAGGCGGTAGCCCGGGCGGCCTTCCTGTGGGACACGATCAACGGGCCGAACCTGGAGCAGAACATCGCGCCCACGCGCGGGCGCGCGACCTTGGTGCTCCACAAGGGCCCCGAGCACGCGGTGACCCGCGTCCGGCTGCGCAAGATCTGA
- the glmS gene encoding glutamine--fructose-6-phosphate transaminase (isomerizing), with amino-acid sequence MCGIVGYVGSSGSVDVVVEGLRRLEYRGYDSAGIAVCDGPRVHVRKRAGKIVNLLKALADDPLPATGAAMGHTRWATHGAPTDPNAHPHIDCQGRLAVVHNGIIENFATLRAELSAAGHQLTSDTDTEAVAHLLEDAYAASGGDLVEAMRAVCRRLEGAFTLVAIHADQPDLVVGARRNSPLVVGRGQGENFLASDVAAFIAHTREAVELGQDQVVAITATDVTITDFDGRPAEGRPFHIDWDISAAEKGGHDYFMLKEIAEQPKAVADTLLGRFTEDGRLRLDEIRLSAEELREIDKIIIVACGSAFYAGLTAKYAIEHWTRIPCEVELSSEFRYRDPILDRSTLVIAISQSGETMDTLMAVRHAREQRARVLAVCNTNGSSIPRESDAVLYTHAGPEVGVAATKTFLTQVVACYLIGLYLAQVRESKFGDEVAVEVDQLDRMPQAVAKALGTMDQVRALARELAHVNSVLFIGRHVGYPVALEGALKLKELAYMHAEAFAAGELKHGPIALIEDGVPVVVVVPPRGRTVLHDKIVSNIQEIRARGARTIVLAEESDDTVEPWSDVLIRLPEVPTLLQPLVATVPLQIFACELAIARGNDVDQPRNLAKSVTVE; translated from the coding sequence ATGTGCGGGATTGTTGGTTACGTGGGATCCTCGGGGTCCGTCGACGTCGTGGTCGAGGGTCTCCGTCGGTTGGAGTACCGCGGCTACGACTCCGCCGGTATCGCCGTGTGCGATGGTCCACGTGTGCACGTCCGCAAGCGCGCGGGCAAGATCGTGAACCTGCTCAAGGCGTTGGCGGACGACCCGCTGCCGGCGACGGGCGCGGCGATGGGCCATACCCGCTGGGCGACGCACGGCGCCCCGACAGACCCCAACGCCCACCCGCACATCGACTGTCAAGGACGGCTGGCCGTCGTCCACAACGGCATCATCGAGAACTTCGCGACGCTCCGCGCGGAGCTGTCCGCCGCGGGCCACCAGCTGACGTCCGATACCGACACCGAGGCGGTTGCCCACCTGCTGGAGGACGCCTACGCGGCGTCCGGGGGAGACCTGGTCGAGGCCATGCGCGCCGTCTGCCGACGGTTGGAGGGCGCGTTCACCTTGGTCGCGATCCATGCCGACCAACCGGACCTGGTCGTGGGCGCGCGTCGCAACTCCCCGCTCGTGGTGGGACGGGGACAGGGCGAGAACTTCCTCGCCTCCGACGTCGCGGCGTTCATCGCCCACACTCGCGAGGCGGTGGAGCTCGGTCAGGACCAGGTGGTCGCGATCACCGCCACCGACGTCACCATCACCGACTTCGACGGTCGGCCGGCGGAGGGCCGCCCCTTCCACATCGACTGGGACATCTCCGCTGCCGAGAAGGGCGGCCACGACTACTTCATGCTCAAGGAGATCGCCGAGCAGCCCAAGGCGGTCGCGGACACCCTCCTCGGGCGGTTCACCGAAGACGGCAGACTGCGCCTCGACGAGATCCGGCTCTCCGCCGAGGAGCTCCGCGAGATCGACAAGATCATCATCGTGGCGTGCGGCTCCGCCTTCTACGCCGGCCTCACCGCGAAGTACGCCATCGAGCACTGGACGCGCATCCCGTGCGAGGTCGAGCTCTCGAGCGAGTTCCGGTACCGGGACCCGATCCTCGACCGGTCGACGCTGGTCATCGCGATCTCGCAGTCCGGCGAGACCATGGACACTCTCATGGCGGTCCGGCACGCCCGTGAGCAGCGGGCGCGGGTGCTCGCCGTCTGCAACACCAACGGCTCCTCCATCCCACGCGAGTCCGACGCCGTGCTCTACACCCACGCGGGGCCGGAGGTGGGGGTCGCCGCGACGAAGACCTTCCTCACCCAGGTCGTCGCGTGCTACCTCATCGGCCTCTACCTCGCCCAGGTGCGCGAGTCCAAGTTCGGGGACGAGGTCGCCGTCGAGGTCGACCAGCTCGACCGGATGCCGCAGGCGGTGGCGAAGGCGCTCGGCACCATGGACCAGGTGCGGGCCCTCGCGCGGGAGCTGGCCCACGTCAACTCGGTGCTGTTCATCGGGCGGCACGTGGGTTACCCCGTGGCGTTGGAAGGTGCGCTGAAGCTCAAGGAGCTCGCCTACATGCACGCCGAGGCGTTCGCGGCCGGCGAGCTCAAGCACGGTCCGATCGCGCTCATCGAGGACGGGGTGCCGGTCGTGGTCGTCGTCCCGCCGCGCGGACGGACCGTCCTGCACGACAAGATCGTCAGCAACATCCAGGAGATCCGGGCTCGCGGCGCGCGCACCATCGTGCTCGCCGAGGAGTCCGACGACACGGTGGAGCCGTGGAGCGACGTGCTCATCCGGCTGCCGGAGGTGCCGACGCTGCTCCAGCCGCTGGTGGCCACCGTGCCGCTGCAGATCTTCGCGTGTGAGCTGGCGATCGCTCGGGGCAACGACGTGGACCAGCCCCGCAACCTCGCCAAGAGCGTGACGGTGGAGTAA
- a CDS encoding VIT1/CCC1 transporter family protein, with the protein MSDVEAARGPEPRHPDEPALHQVSVANRLNWLRAGVLGANDGIVSIAGIVVGVAAATTDLATILTAGLAGLFAGALSMAAGEYVSVSTQRDTERALLDREAWELRTLPEAELDELTSLYESKGISPGLARQVAIELTERDALRAHAEAELGIDPDKLTSPTQAAVASFIAFTLGGALPLLAITLPPVTARIPVCVGSVVLALWLTGTVSARLGGANPHRAALRTVTGGALAMLVTYAVGMAVGVAV; encoded by the coding sequence ATGAGCGACGTCGAAGCTGCTCGGGGACCGGAACCCCGGCACCCCGACGAGCCGGCGCTCCACCAGGTGAGCGTCGCGAACCGCCTGAACTGGCTGCGCGCAGGCGTCCTCGGCGCCAACGACGGCATCGTCTCGATCGCGGGGATCGTCGTCGGCGTCGCCGCCGCGACGACCGACCTCGCGACGATCCTCACCGCAGGGCTCGCCGGTCTGTTCGCCGGCGCCCTGTCGATGGCGGCGGGCGAGTACGTCTCGGTGAGCACCCAGCGTGACACCGAGCGAGCGTTGCTCGATAGGGAGGCCTGGGAGCTGCGCACGTTGCCTGAGGCCGAGCTCGACGAGCTCACCAGCCTCTACGAATCCAAAGGCATCTCGCCGGGCCTGGCCCGTCAAGTCGCCATCGAGCTCACCGAGCGGGACGCCCTGCGCGCCCACGCCGAGGCGGAGCTCGGTATCGACCCGGACAAGCTCACCAGTCCCACCCAAGCGGCGGTCGCGTCGTTCATCGCGTTCACCCTCGGTGGCGCGCTTCCCCTCCTGGCGATCACGCTTCCACCGGTCACCGCACGGATCCCCGTCTGTGTCGGCTCTGTCGTGCTCGCGCTGTGGCTGACCGGCACCGTGAGCGCGCGGCTCGGCGGCGCCAACCCGCACCGGGCGGCGCTGCGCACGGTCACGGGTGGGGCGTTGGCGATGCTCGTGACGTACGCCGTCGGCATGGCGGTGGGCGTCGCGGTGTGA
- a CDS encoding holo-ACP synthase: MIVGVGIDVVDIDRFEATLERTPALRTRLFTEAERDRPVASLAARFAAKEALAKALGAPAGLHWQDAEVVTDAFGRPWLEVRGTVAEQTELLGVTRMHVSLSHDAGIASAVVVLERG; encoded by the coding sequence GTGATCGTCGGGGTAGGGATCGACGTGGTCGACATCGATCGGTTCGAGGCCACGTTGGAACGGACGCCGGCGCTGCGCACGCGGCTGTTCACCGAGGCCGAACGTGACCGGCCCGTCGCCTCGCTCGCCGCACGCTTCGCGGCCAAGGAGGCGTTGGCCAAGGCGCTCGGAGCCCCCGCCGGCCTGCACTGGCAGGACGCCGAGGTGGTGACGGACGCCTTCGGTCGTCCGTGGCTGGAGGTGCGGGGGACGGTCGCCGAGCAGACCGAGCTGCTCGGCGTGACGAGGATGCACGTGTCGTTGTCGCACGACGCCGGGATCGCCTCGGCCGTCGTCGTGCTCGAGCGCGGGTAG
- a CDS encoding NAD(P)H-hydrate dehydratase: MRTAYTVDRIRAAEQALMAQLPPGTLMQRAAAGLATACADFLGGCYGAEVVVVAGTGDNGGDALYAGARLARRGARVSAIVLDQAKVHRGGVAALTTAGGWVLAPDEYATAIAGADLVLDGIVGIGGKPGLRPPADRVLDLVEEHAVPVVAVDVPSGIDVDTGETPARHVRAELTVTFGAHKIGLLVDPGATAAGLVHLVDIGLGPYLGEPDVEALQADDVAERLPEPSRASHKYSRGVVGVVAGSEQYTGAAVLAVGGAVAGPVGMVRYVGPPEPTRYVRARWPDVVCGEGRVQAWVVGSGLGDDPARADEVRRILASGLPVLVDADGLRHLPERCEGPVLLTPHEGELARLLGVEREAVTARRLHYARAAAARWNATVLLKGATTVVAAPDGRVRVNTVSVPWVATAGSGDVLSGVCGSLLAAGLDPLEAGSVGAYLHQTAGVLASRGGPITADDLARAVPAAYRMLLGGDE; this comes from the coding sequence ATGCGCACCGCGTACACCGTCGACCGGATCCGCGCGGCCGAGCAGGCGCTCATGGCTCAGCTCCCGCCGGGCACGCTCATGCAGCGAGCCGCCGCCGGGCTGGCCACCGCGTGTGCGGACTTCCTCGGTGGGTGCTACGGCGCCGAGGTCGTCGTCGTCGCCGGCACCGGCGACAACGGCGGTGACGCGCTGTACGCCGGGGCGCGGCTGGCGCGGCGTGGGGCGCGGGTCAGCGCCATCGTGCTGGACCAGGCCAAGGTCCACCGCGGTGGTGTGGCCGCGCTGACCACAGCGGGCGGCTGGGTTCTCGCACCCGACGAGTACGCCACCGCCATCGCTGGAGCGGACCTCGTCCTGGACGGCATCGTCGGGATCGGCGGCAAGCCCGGCCTGCGACCTCCCGCGGACCGCGTCCTCGACCTCGTGGAGGAGCACGCCGTCCCCGTCGTGGCCGTCGACGTCCCGAGTGGGATCGACGTCGACACCGGCGAGACGCCCGCACGGCACGTGCGAGCGGAGCTCACCGTGACGTTCGGCGCCCACAAGATCGGGCTGCTCGTGGATCCCGGCGCCACGGCGGCGGGTCTGGTGCACCTGGTCGACATCGGCCTCGGCCCCTACCTGGGCGAGCCGGACGTCGAGGCACTGCAGGCCGACGACGTGGCGGAACGACTGCCGGAGCCGTCCCGGGCGTCGCACAAGTACAGCCGGGGTGTCGTGGGCGTCGTCGCGGGCTCGGAGCAGTACACCGGTGCCGCCGTCCTCGCGGTCGGCGGCGCGGTGGCCGGTCCGGTCGGCATGGTGCGGTACGTCGGCCCGCCGGAGCCCACCCGGTACGTCCGGGCGCGCTGGCCCGACGTGGTGTGCGGCGAGGGCCGGGTCCAGGCGTGGGTCGTGGGCTCTGGCCTGGGCGACGACCCCGCCCGCGCCGACGAGGTGCGTCGCATCCTGGCCAGCGGGCTGCCCGTCCTGGTGGACGCCGACGGCTTGCGCCACCTGCCAGAGCGCTGCGAGGGGCCTGTGCTGCTCACCCCGCACGAGGGCGAGCTCGCCCGGCTCCTCGGTGTGGAGCGGGAGGCGGTGACCGCGCGACGCCTCCACTACGCCCGTGCGGCCGCAGCTCGTTGGAACGCCACCGTCCTGCTCAAGGGCGCGACCACCGTGGTCGCGGCACCGGATGGTCGGGTCCGGGTCAACACGGTGAGCGTTCCCTGGGTGGCGACCGCTGGGTCGGGGGACGTCCTCTCCGGCGTGTGTGGGTCGCTCCTCGCGGCCGGGCTCGATCCGCTCGAGGCCGGCAGCGTCGGCGCCTACCTGCACCAGACGGCCGGCGTGCTGGCGTCGCGAGGCGGGCCGATCACGGCAGACGACCTCGCGCGGGCGGTGCCCGCGGCGTATCGGATGCTGCTCGGCGGCGACGAGTGA
- a CDS encoding P1 family peptidase, whose translation MATNPYGAITDISGILVGQAERVGAGWLTGVTVVVPPRGTIGAVDVRGGGPGTRETDALAPGTLLDDVHAVTLAGGSAYGLAAAGGVQRWCEEEGRGFQPAPGVIVPIVPAAVVYDLGRGGDARLRPDAELGYEAARAATAGAVRTGCVGAGTGAAFSLPGLKGGVGTASIRLGGGVVVAALVVANAYGSPCAPGGGALLGAHLVTEEALRPRPPVEAPPSPGEPGRPEAGAGFHTTLAVVATNARLNHAQLTRMASTGHDGLARAVRPVHTLLDGDTVFALATGELEVAAAAPDGWTGPAELGGTVAVQAAAADAVCLAVIDAVLAATSVRTPAVDLPAYLERFPSARPPGYPEPDGFPSKP comes from the coding sequence GTGGCGACCAACCCGTACGGCGCGATCACCGACATTTCCGGCATCCTCGTCGGCCAGGCCGAGCGGGTGGGCGCCGGCTGGCTGACGGGCGTCACCGTCGTGGTACCCCCACGGGGGACGATCGGTGCCGTCGACGTGCGTGGCGGCGGTCCAGGCACCCGGGAGACGGACGCGCTGGCCCCCGGAACGCTCCTCGACGACGTGCACGCGGTGACGCTGGCCGGTGGGAGCGCGTACGGGTTGGCGGCCGCCGGCGGCGTGCAGCGATGGTGCGAGGAGGAGGGACGCGGCTTCCAGCCCGCGCCGGGCGTGATCGTCCCGATCGTCCCGGCGGCGGTCGTCTACGACCTCGGGCGGGGCGGGGACGCGCGGCTGCGACCGGACGCCGAGCTGGGCTACGAGGCCGCGCGTGCCGCGACCGCAGGGGCCGTCCGCACCGGCTGCGTGGGAGCCGGCACGGGCGCGGCGTTCTCGCTGCCCGGGCTCAAAGGCGGCGTCGGCACCGCGAGCATCCGGCTCGGTGGCGGCGTCGTGGTGGCGGCGCTGGTCGTGGCGAACGCGTACGGTTCACCGTGCGCGCCGGGCGGAGGGGCCCTCCTGGGCGCACATCTGGTGACCGAGGAGGCCCTGCGGCCCCGTCCTCCCGTCGAGGCGCCTCCGTCCCCTGGCGAACCCGGTCGCCCCGAGGCCGGTGCGGGCTTCCACACCACGCTCGCGGTGGTCGCGACGAACGCCCGCCTCAACCACGCGCAGCTCACCCGCATGGCGTCGACAGGCCACGACGGCCTGGCCCGCGCCGTCCGACCCGTCCACACCCTGCTCGACGGGGACACGGTGTTCGCCCTCGCCACCGGTGAGCTGGAGGTGGCCGCCGCCGCTCCGGACGGCTGGACTGGACCGGCGGAGCTCGGCGGCACCGTGGCGGTGCAGGCCGCCGCGGCCGACGCGGTGTGTCTGGCGGTGATCGACGCCGTGCTCGCCGCGACGAGCGTGCGGACACCCGCCGTCGACCTGCCCGCCTACCTGGAACGGTTCCCGTCGGCTCGCCCACCCGGCTACCCCGAGCCCGACGGCTTCCCCTCCAAGCCCTGA
- the alr gene encoding alanine racemase, whose product MDASVRAEAYVDLTAIRSNVELLRERAGDAEVMAIVKADGYGHGLVQSARAALEGGASWLGVSTVDEALALRDTGITEPRILSWLAVPGERWGDALAAGVDVAAYSTWQLAEIAEAAASRATRARVHLKVDTGLGRGGAPLREWPALVDAALAAEAEGTVTVVGVWSHLACADEPGHPSVARQLAAFREAVAFAERVGLRPEVRHLANSAGLLAVPDSHFDLVRAGLAIYGLSPIPSVASSAELGLTPAMTLRARVALVKRVPAGEGVSYGHRYVTDRETTLALVPLGYADGVPRSASNVGPVLIGGRRRTIAGTVCMDQFVVDVGDDPIAEGEEVVLFGPGTSGEPTAQDWAEATGTISYEIVTRLGARVPRHYGGERSS is encoded by the coding sequence ATGGATGCATCTGTCCGCGCCGAGGCGTACGTCGACCTGACCGCCATCCGGTCGAACGTCGAGCTGCTTCGCGAGCGAGCCGGCGACGCCGAGGTCATGGCGATCGTGAAGGCCGACGGCTACGGCCACGGCTTGGTCCAGTCCGCCCGGGCGGCACTCGAGGGCGGGGCGAGCTGGCTCGGTGTGTCGACCGTCGACGAGGCGCTCGCTCTCCGCGACACCGGCATCACCGAGCCGCGGATCCTGTCCTGGCTGGCGGTTCCGGGGGAGCGCTGGGGCGACGCGCTGGCGGCCGGTGTCGACGTCGCCGCCTACTCGACGTGGCAACTGGCCGAGATCGCGGAGGCGGCCGCGAGCCGGGCGACGAGGGCTCGGGTCCACCTCAAGGTCGACACCGGTCTCGGTCGGGGAGGTGCCCCCCTGCGGGAGTGGCCGGCCCTGGTGGACGCGGCCCTGGCCGCCGAGGCGGAGGGCACGGTCACGGTGGTCGGGGTGTGGTCGCACCTGGCCTGCGCGGACGAGCCGGGGCATCCCTCGGTGGCCCGTCAGCTCGCAGCGTTTCGGGAGGCGGTGGCCTTCGCCGAGCGTGTCGGCCTGCGTCCCGAGGTGCGCCACCTGGCGAACTCAGCCGGCCTGCTCGCCGTCCCGGACAGTCACTTCGACCTCGTCCGCGCTGGTCTCGCCATCTACGGGCTCTCGCCGATCCCGTCGGTGGCGTCGTCCGCGGAGCTCGGACTCACCCCGGCGATGACCCTGCGGGCGCGGGTCGCGCTGGTGAAGCGAGTGCCGGCGGGTGAGGGTGTCTCCTATGGCCATCGCTACGTCACCGACCGGGAGACCACCCTGGCGTTGGTGCCGCTCGGCTACGCCGATGGCGTCCCCCGTTCCGCGAGCAACGTGGGCCCCGTCCTGATCGGTGGGCGGCGTCGTACCATCGCGGGCACCGTCTGCATGGACCAGTTCGTGGTCGACGTCGGTGACGACCCGATCGCCGAGGGGGAGGAGGTCGTGTTGTTCGGTCCTGGCACGTCGGGCGAACCGACTGCCCAGGACTGGGCCGAGGCGACCGGGACGATCTCGTACGAGATCGTCACCCGTCTCGGTGCTCGAGTTCCACGTCACTACGGCGGTGAGCGTTCGAGTTGA